In one window of Arthrobacter pascens DNA:
- a CDS encoding BNR repeat-containing protein, with translation MTALALASPFSAAAATNQATDDFERADGALGSSWTSDRGTWSIASGAALATSATSNAVATYNPLPIAVDYAVSARINLVTTGTPGGSEWAGVAGNVQGTTASNLNYYLLRVTTGSGTGTNGRWQLLKMTNSTSTGLLASGTIVAAYGTQLDLTLTRTGNSLRSQVLNAGSGATLADQTYTSADPNVTGGRAGLYSNSGNLRAQTWGLSTTIPAADDFERADGALGSSWTSDRGAWSIASGAALASSSTSNAVATYNPLALGDDYTVSARTNIVTTGTPGGSEWVGVVGNLQGTSATSLNYYVLRVTTGSGTGTNGRWQLLKMSNSSTASVLASGTIVAAYGTQLDLTLTRTGNSFRSQVVNVASGATLADQTYTAAVVDPNVTGGRAGLYSNSGNLRAQTFSLSTTSPAASPPGPLNCAPGGESYTYPDPNLTVVSTSTVGTTWAGMQVTQRVLTHGNDQYVAYYDVNRGMTVAKHTIGGAWTYKTLPSTLGWDSHNYVSMGLDRDGNLHVAGNMHNVPLVYFRTTVPGDISTLVRVTNMVSAPAEDSVTYPEFLNRSDGSLVFDYRDGGSGDGVTYFNVYNESTSSWSHIVSAPIFDGNGSASNPSGTWSSYFQGPTKGPDGWFHMIWVWRDSGDAATNSMLTYAKSQDLVNWVTNNGTPLTTPLKYGQGDVIDPVPDHGGLLNGNARIGFDAAGKVLITYHKYDAQGRSQLYAARPTTSGTWQINQITNWTGRWSFGGGGSLNFQVAMQGSRLLSNGDISVDFFCDGTSGRQSVIIDSSLNRIAQVPTQPLPASVTTVTGSFPGLEVHLESDLAGATASGQYILGWETLPGNEDQPRSSYPTGGSTLQVILLH, from the coding sequence GTGACTGCACTCGCGCTAGCGAGTCCATTCAGCGCAGCAGCAGCGACTAACCAGGCGACGGACGACTTCGAACGCGCCGACGGAGCCCTCGGGAGCTCGTGGACGTCGGACCGCGGTACTTGGAGCATCGCGAGCGGTGCCGCCCTGGCAACCAGCGCGACGAGCAACGCCGTCGCCACCTACAACCCCCTGCCAATTGCCGTCGACTACGCCGTCTCCGCGCGGATCAACCTCGTCACAACCGGAACTCCCGGTGGATCAGAGTGGGCAGGTGTTGCCGGCAACGTTCAGGGCACCACAGCCTCTAACCTGAACTACTACCTGCTCCGGGTCACGACCGGTTCTGGAACAGGCACCAACGGGCGCTGGCAGTTGCTGAAAATGACCAACAGCACTAGCACCGGACTGCTCGCCAGCGGCACCATCGTCGCCGCGTACGGCACGCAACTCGACTTGACGCTGACTCGCACGGGCAACTCCTTGCGGTCGCAAGTACTCAACGCCGGGTCGGGAGCCACACTCGCCGATCAGACGTACACCTCGGCTGATCCGAATGTCACCGGTGGCCGTGCTGGACTGTACTCCAACAGCGGAAACCTGCGAGCACAGACTTGGGGTCTGTCGACGACCATCCCCGCGGCGGACGACTTTGAACGCGCGGACGGAGCCCTCGGGAGTTCGTGGACATCAGATCGCGGTGCCTGGAGTATCGCGAGCGGTGCCGCATTGGCAAGCAGCTCGACCAGCAACGCCGTCGCCACCTACAACCCCCTCGCCCTTGGCGATGACTACACCGTCTCTGCGCGGACCAATATCGTCACGACAGGTACCCCGGGAGGATCAGAATGGGTGGGCGTCGTGGGAAACCTTCAGGGCACGAGTGCCACCAGCCTGAACTACTACGTGCTCCGGGTCACGACCGGTTCTGGAACGGGCACGAACGGGCGCTGGCAGTTGCTGAAGATGTCCAACAGCTCGACGGCCAGCGTGCTCGCCAGCGGCACAATCGTTGCCGCGTACGGCACGCAACTTGATCTCACGCTGACACGCACGGGCAACTCATTTCGGTCGCAGGTAGTGAACGTGGCATCGGGAGCCACGCTTGCGGACCAGACCTACACCGCTGCTGTCGTCGACCCGAATGTCACGGGGGGCCGTGCGGGGTTGTATTCCAACAGTGGAAACCTGCGTGCGCAGACCTTCAGCCTTTCGACGACGAGCCCGGCTGCTTCGCCTCCCGGCCCCCTGAACTGCGCACCGGGCGGAGAGAGCTACACCTACCCGGATCCCAACCTGACTGTCGTTTCGACCAGCACGGTCGGCACGACCTGGGCCGGAATGCAAGTGACGCAGCGAGTTCTCACCCACGGAAACGACCAGTACGTCGCGTACTACGACGTGAACCGCGGCATGACCGTCGCCAAGCACACGATCGGCGGCGCCTGGACCTACAAGACCCTTCCGTCAACTCTCGGATGGGACAGCCACAACTACGTTTCGATGGGGCTTGACCGGGATGGAAACCTTCACGTCGCAGGCAACATGCACAACGTTCCGTTGGTCTACTTCCGCACCACCGTCCCAGGCGACATCAGCACGTTGGTGAGAGTCACCAACATGGTGAGTGCCCCCGCGGAGGACTCCGTTACCTATCCCGAGTTCCTCAACCGCTCCGACGGAAGCCTTGTCTTCGACTACCGCGACGGTGGGTCCGGCGATGGCGTGACGTACTTCAATGTGTACAACGAGTCGACGAGCTCGTGGTCGCACATCGTCTCCGCGCCGATCTTCGACGGAAACGGGTCCGCGAGCAACCCTTCAGGAACGTGGAGTTCGTACTTTCAAGGTCCGACGAAGGGACCCGACGGCTGGTTCCACATGATCTGGGTCTGGCGTGACTCTGGTGACGCGGCCACGAACAGCATGCTGACGTACGCCAAGAGCCAGGACCTCGTGAACTGGGTAACGAACAACGGAACGCCTTTGACGACGCCTCTCAAGTACGGCCAAGGCGACGTGATCGACCCGGTCCCCGATCATGGTGGATTGCTGAACGGCAACGCGCGGATCGGCTTCGACGCCGCTGGCAAGGTGCTCATTACGTACCACAAGTACGACGCTCAGGGCCGGTCGCAGCTGTACGCCGCGCGTCCGACTACCTCCGGTACGTGGCAGATAAACCAGATCACCAACTGGACCGGACGTTGGAGCTTCGGGGGTGGCGGGAGTCTCAACTTCCAGGTCGCTATGCAGGGTTCTCGTCTCCTGTCCAACGGCGACATCAGCGTTGACTTCTTCTGCGACGGCACCAGCGGCAGGCAGTCCGTCATCATCGACTCGTCGCTTAATCGGATTGCCCAGGTGCCCACGCAGCCGCTGCCCGCTTCGGTGACAACGGTGACGGGCAGCTTCCCGGGGCTAGAGGTCCACCTCGAGAGTGACCTCGCCGGCGCCACAGCGAGCGGGCAGTACATACTGGGCTGGGAGACGTTGCCGGGCAACGAGGACCAGCCACGATCGAGCTACCCGACGGGAGGCAGCACCCTTCAGGTAATCCTGCTCCACTAA
- a CDS encoding serine hydrolase domain-containing protein, with amino-acid sequence MIHGYVAPGFELVADAFERGQSDDPGAAQLCVYQNGNVVVDLWTGADPETQLPIDGDSLFVLWSTTKGMIAIIVAMLIQRGQLDPEAAVSSVWPEFGVKGKEHTTFAHLLSHAAGLPFFPSGAGIESRHLPNWELCTEVLAAAEPLWVPGTASWYHPFTFGYLNGEAVRRVTGTSVSELFAELVAKPLGVDFWIGGLPTHREGDVTHRSAWNSAPPVEPAELWSSHGVDMSDPVVRELLEEVQSIPDMVEFLNSAEGHQMEFGGAGGIASARSVAKIYAATIGEVDSIRLLSPGTLDLVTRPRTVGLGPVPQLAAVPNQQLAEFGLGFWLGSQFETGRFATGGTFGHPGAGGNFAFAHPASGMAVAYTCTSMSNPSPPDPRRVWAEALADLAGA; translated from the coding sequence ATGATTCACGGTTACGTTGCTCCAGGCTTCGAGCTAGTCGCCGATGCGTTCGAGCGTGGGCAATCAGACGATCCCGGCGCAGCCCAACTGTGCGTGTATCAGAACGGCAACGTCGTCGTCGATCTGTGGACGGGGGCCGACCCCGAAACACAGCTACCTATCGACGGCGACTCCCTGTTCGTGCTGTGGTCGACGACCAAAGGCATGATTGCGATCATCGTTGCGATGCTCATCCAGCGGGGCCAGCTCGACCCCGAGGCAGCTGTGTCGTCTGTCTGGCCAGAGTTCGGCGTCAAGGGCAAAGAGCACACAACCTTTGCCCACCTTCTCAGCCATGCAGCCGGTCTTCCCTTCTTTCCATCTGGCGCTGGAATCGAAAGTCGGCACTTGCCGAACTGGGAGCTGTGCACGGAGGTGCTGGCTGCCGCCGAACCACTGTGGGTGCCAGGGACCGCATCGTGGTACCACCCCTTCACCTTTGGCTATCTCAACGGCGAGGCGGTGCGCCGGGTGACGGGCACGAGTGTGAGCGAACTCTTCGCTGAACTCGTCGCCAAGCCACTGGGAGTCGACTTCTGGATCGGAGGCTTGCCCACGCACCGCGAGGGCGACGTCACACACCGCAGCGCGTGGAACTCTGCACCCCCCGTCGAACCCGCCGAGCTGTGGTCATCGCACGGAGTGGACATGTCGGATCCAGTCGTCCGTGAGCTGCTCGAAGAGGTGCAGTCGATCCCCGACATGGTCGAGTTTCTCAACAGCGCCGAAGGACATCAGATGGAGTTTGGCGGGGCAGGGGGCATTGCGAGCGCACGGTCGGTGGCAAAGATCTACGCCGCCACCATCGGTGAGGTCGACTCCATTCGCCTGCTCTCGCCCGGGACGCTAGACCTCGTGACCCGGCCGCGCACCGTGGGCCTCGGCCCCGTTCCTCAGCTGGCCGCCGTGCCCAACCAACAGCTTGCCGAGTTCGGGCTCGGTTTTTGGTTGGGGTCGCAGTTCGAGACCGGGCGGTTCGCGACCGGTGGAACCTTTGGGCACCCGGGGGCTGGTGGAAACTTCGCGTTTGCTCATCCTGCGTCGGGCATGGCCGTTGCGTACACCTGCACGAGCATGTCCAACCCCTCGCCACCTGACCCCCGACGGGTCTGGGCTGAGGCCCTCGCCGATCTGGCGGGTGCGTAG
- a CDS encoding glycoside hydrolase family 36 protein: protein MRWSPSTSRFRLAEHVVEHVGGVPRILTAMRTVEGLRLEHTLIHRAGENHLGVEVEFVNDSPEPVTVDALTSFNFSGISPFDSADSPERLVVHRLRSSWSAEAQPVSDTIESLQLERSWLGIARLSERFGQVGTMPARGWFPFLAVEDKVARVTWGAHLAWAGSWQMEVARLGDDVAISGGLADREFGHWSHTAMPGERLAAPTAILSCTQGTVDDVADRLVAAQNEAADAQPESERSLPIVFNEWCTSWGNPDRERLIAIADRLSGEGVEYLVIDAGWFRGTSPDVSWALAHGDWIPSPDLFPHGLKEVADRIRDRGMTPGLWFEFETVGEDSTAFTLTDHLLQRDGAPFTVGNRRFWDLTDPFAVDYLTTRVVDRLEHDGFGYLKVDYNEHLGLGTDHADGLGEGLRRQVLAGYRFLDGIRDRLPQLVIENCASGGHRLEPSMIGRTAMSSFSDAHEVPEIPLIAGNLLSVMLPRQMQIWSVLHPSDSDQRLVYSLAATFIGRMCLSGDVVGLDETQWDIVRRAIALYQRASPIIRNGRSRRGGVHGPSLRHPTGWQSVTRYVDDGRGLLVVLHTFSKGPGSVQIPLDGSWRIEESLSCGSTSLLVEEGELRIDGLRDFEGVVVRLKPARTGKGESLSMPNRD from the coding sequence ATGCGGTGGTCGCCTTCCACCTCCCGTTTTCGGCTTGCGGAACACGTGGTCGAGCATGTCGGAGGCGTTCCCCGCATTCTCACCGCGATGCGGACCGTCGAGGGTCTCCGCCTTGAGCACACGCTGATCCACCGGGCCGGCGAGAACCACCTCGGGGTGGAGGTGGAGTTCGTCAACGATTCCCCAGAACCAGTCACCGTGGACGCCCTCACCTCCTTCAACTTTTCCGGTATCTCGCCGTTCGATTCTGCCGATAGCCCCGAGCGACTCGTCGTGCACAGGCTGCGCAGTTCGTGGAGCGCAGAGGCTCAACCGGTGAGCGACACGATCGAGAGCCTTCAGCTCGAGCGATCCTGGCTGGGGATCGCCCGACTGAGCGAGCGGTTCGGCCAGGTTGGCACGATGCCGGCCCGCGGCTGGTTTCCCTTCCTCGCGGTCGAGGACAAGGTGGCGCGGGTAACGTGGGGGGCACACCTTGCCTGGGCTGGGAGCTGGCAGATGGAGGTCGCCCGGCTCGGCGACGACGTGGCGATATCGGGGGGCCTCGCGGACCGCGAATTCGGTCATTGGTCTCACACCGCGATGCCGGGCGAACGCCTGGCTGCACCAACTGCCATCCTGAGCTGCACGCAAGGCACGGTTGACGACGTCGCCGATCGCCTGGTCGCAGCCCAGAACGAGGCCGCCGATGCGCAGCCTGAGAGCGAGCGCTCACTGCCAATCGTCTTCAACGAATGGTGCACCTCATGGGGCAACCCCGACCGCGAGCGTCTCATCGCCATCGCCGATCGCCTCTCGGGCGAGGGCGTGGAATACCTCGTGATCGATGCAGGATGGTTTCGCGGCACCTCTCCGGACGTGTCGTGGGCGCTGGCGCACGGCGATTGGATTCCAAGTCCGGATCTGTTTCCGCACGGATTGAAGGAAGTCGCCGACCGCATCCGCGATCGTGGGATGACCCCGGGTCTCTGGTTCGAGTTTGAGACCGTCGGGGAGGACTCCACCGCCTTCACACTGACCGACCACCTTCTGCAGCGCGATGGCGCGCCGTTCACAGTCGGCAACCGCCGTTTCTGGGATCTGACGGACCCGTTCGCTGTTGACTACCTCACTACCCGGGTCGTCGACCGACTCGAACACGATGGTTTCGGCTATCTGAAGGTCGACTATAACGAGCACCTCGGACTTGGCACCGACCACGCGGACGGGCTCGGTGAGGGCCTGCGCCGGCAGGTACTCGCCGGCTACCGGTTCCTCGATGGAATCCGTGATCGGTTGCCGCAGTTGGTGATCGAAAACTGCGCCAGCGGTGGCCACCGCCTCGAACCGTCCATGATCGGCAGAACGGCGATGAGCTCGTTCTCGGACGCGCACGAGGTGCCGGAGATTCCGCTCATCGCGGGGAACCTGCTGAGCGTCATGCTTCCCCGTCAAATGCAGATCTGGTCGGTGCTCCACCCCTCCGACTCCGACCAGCGCCTGGTCTACAGCCTGGCCGCCACTTTCATCGGCCGAATGTGCCTCTCCGGAGACGTAGTCGGTCTCGACGAGACGCAGTGGGACATCGTGCGTCGCGCGATCGCGCTGTACCAGAGGGCGTCGCCCATCATTCGAAACGGCCGGTCGCGCCGAGGAGGCGTGCACGGGCCGTCACTACGGCATCCAACGGGGTGGCAGTCGGTCACCCGGTACGTCGACGACGGCCGGGGACTGCTGGTCGTGCTGCACACCTTCTCGAAGGGACCCGGCAGCGTGCAGATACCACTTGACGGGTCCTGGCGCATCGAGGAATCACTGTCATGTGGTTCGACCTCGCTCCTCGTGGAGGAGGGCGAACTACGGATCGACGGCCTTCGAGACTTTGAAGGCGTCGTGGTGCGGTTGAAACCCGCCCGGACTGGGAAAGGAGAGAGCTTGTCAATGCCCAACCGTGACTGA